One genomic window of Kaistia geumhonensis includes the following:
- a CDS encoding DUF1801 domain-containing protein — translation MTGDKEARATTADTADTNAASAEIDARIAALGDWRGPVLSRLRAIIRGADPAIVEEVKWRGVPVWSRGGIICTGETYKAVVKLTFAKGAALPDPAGLFNASLEGNTRRAIDIRESGAIDADALTALVQAAIARNLETGTKKRKA, via the coding sequence ATGACTGGCGACAAGGAGGCTCGCGCGACCACCGCCGATACGGCCGACACCAACGCGGCCTCGGCCGAGATCGATGCGCGGATCGCCGCGCTCGGCGACTGGCGCGGGCCAGTGCTCTCGCGGCTGCGCGCGATCATCCGCGGCGCCGATCCCGCGATCGTCGAGGAGGTGAAGTGGCGCGGCGTCCCCGTCTGGTCGCGCGGCGGAATCATCTGCACCGGCGAGACCTACAAGGCCGTGGTCAAGCTGACCTTCGCCAAAGGCGCCGCGCTGCCCGACCCCGCGGGGCTCTTCAATGCCAGCCTCGAGGGCAATACCCGCCGCGCGATCGACATCCGCGAAAGCGGGGCGATCGACGCGGATGCGCTGACGGCACTCGTCCAGGCGGCAATCGCGCGTAACCTCGAAACCGGCACAAAGAAGCGGAAAGCCTGA